One window from the genome of Nicotiana sylvestris chromosome 9, ASM39365v2, whole genome shotgun sequence encodes:
- the LOC104226430 gene encoding uncharacterized protein: MSWWEKAHGKFLENNLQALVDNVGLKSTTPLGGEDQGVGKTLAKVKKISTPIPKVVTQPKKRKLKSSKEALKELLNTIGHPVVSPCDKSQVSDESIGGPTCKVKSSSKASSLPHDESLKRQTPNEITRISPMTNTAVSIFEGKSIVFNRKKEFILGLWEDICNRLSKTRPELLSSYREQIIEIFEDMKKTNILDFSPLEDLLNSLFELAASYDQERSNMADKTSEDEKLELISKAKERLKLFKLEASEKIQKVSSSEKKLKRVVKKLQTLQQERENLEGVIEATQKEVEEIQKKIQLPRLRSLHMTT, from the exons ATGTCTTGGTGGGAGAAAGCGCATGGGAAGTTTCTTGAGAATAACTTACAAGCTTTGGTAGACAATGTTGGGCTAAAGTCTACAACTCCTTTAGGAGGTGAAGATCAAGGTGTTGGAAAGACGCTCgcaaaagttaaaaaaatatcaACTCCAATCCCAAAAGTAGTTACGCAACCTAAAAAAAGAAAGCTTAAATCCTCAAAGGAAGCTTTGAAAGAACTG TTAAACACCATTGGGCATCCGGTGGTATCCCCATGCGACAAGTCGCAAGTGAGTGATGAATCTATTGGAGGGCCTACGTGTAAAGTGAAGTCATCGTCAAAGGCGTCATCTCTTCCTCATGACGAATCCCTAAAAAGACAAACTCCAAATGAGATAACTCGCATTTCACCCATGACAAATACAGCGGTATCTATATTTGAAGGAAAAAGCATTGTTTTCAATCGCAAGAAGGAATTCATTTTGGGACTTTGGGAGGATATTTGCAATAGGCTCTCCAAAACTCGTCCGGAATTGCTCTCATCTTATAGGGAGCAAATCATTGAGATTTTCGAGGATATGAAGAAGACGAATATTCTGGATTTTTCTCCATTAGAAGATTTACTGAATTCTCTTTTTGAACTTGCCGCATCATATGACCAAGAGCGATCCAATATGGCTGATAAGACGAGTGAAGATGAGAAGCTAGAGCTGATTTCCAAAGCTAAAGAGCGTCTCAAATTGTTCAAACTTGAAGCAAGTGAGAAAATCCAGAAAGTTTCCTCTAGTGAAAAGAAATTGAAGAGAGTCGTGAAGAAGTTACAGACATTACAACAAGAGAGGGAGAACCTCGAAGGTGTTATAGAAGCGACTCAAAAGGAGGTTGAAGAGATTCAGAAAAAAATTCAACTGCCGAGACTGAGGTCTCTTCATATGACAACATAA